The Phycisphaerae bacterium DNA window GTCCAAGACGTGCCCCCTGTCCCAGAGGGTGCTTGCAAGGGATAGATGCCGTTCGCATGTAGGTTTTTTTCTTGACGCAATCCGCGCAAAATGCTAATTTATGCTTGGTGACGCGATCGATCCGTCAACATCAGGGCGACGGAATCACGACGGGAGCGGCACTGCTTCCTGGTCCTGGGGCGTACACTCATTCCTGTCTTTATGCGCGCCTGGGGGCCGGTCTCGAAGCGCATCATGTCCAAAATCAGAAGGAGGAAATGCGATGTTGCCAGTAGGGAGAGTAGCCTTCGCAGGGCTTGTGACGGTCCTGGCGGTCGCGATGATGGCCGACGCCACGGAGGTAAGCCTGTACAGCATTGACGGCAGGCAAACCGGCAACGCGAACAGGACGGGGTCGCGACGTCTTCAAGAGTTCAACCCGAGCCTGAGCATGCCGAACTCCATCGGCGGGCCCGGCCAGGAGTACTTTGACCGAGTCGGCATGCGGTTTGGTCTTGATGCCGGCGAGAGGATATGGGGTGAGTTGGATCTGTACTTCTGGTTGAACGACGTCTATCAGACGTACGGCCAGGATCCTGCCTGCCGCAAGCAGATCGACGTCACGAACACCTCGGACCAGTATGCGGACGTCTGGCTCGAACTGGACCTGAACGTACTGTCGGACCCGCCGTTCCCGGTGCCTCCGCACCCGTGGCCTGACCCGCTGGGACCGGTGCCGGCCAAGGGTCGATACCTGCTGCGTTTCGACTGCAGAGGAATGAGCGGCGGGAATTCGCGATACGACATCTACTGGTCGACGAATGGCGATGACGGCGATGAAAACCAGGCATGGCAGTGGGACTCGGGGGCAAGTGCGCCGTGGGCGTATCCGGGTGGTGCCTGGGATGTTCGCGTCAATGCGATGCCCGAACCGGCTGCGGCGCTGCTGCTGGTTCTGGGCGGCGTGGTGGGATTGCGGCGACGCCGATGATCGTCTGGTGAGAGCCTATCCCAAAACCCTGAAAGCCGACCGGGCGGAAGCCGGTCCCAGACAGGTCTTGGGATAGTCTCCAAGGCGGACCGCCTTTTTGCGGGCCGCGAGCCAAGCGTACGGCGATCCAGAAACATGCGCGCAAACCGCACAGATATCCGGTCAGAAAGTTCTAAACCCTTATGCGTTGGGCAGATACAGTTTCGTGGCGTCGAGGACAGGCATGGGATACGCTCAACGTTTACGGAGACAGCGACTCGTGGGGGAGGGTTCAGGCTGAGTTGGGCGGTCCATAGGGTGGGATGGACAGGTGAGAAGGGTGAGACGGGGAGGAATCGCCTCGAAGCGTGTTTGCCCACCTCCGGTATTTCTGGTAGACTGCTAGGTCTGCAAATGAGGCCGATCCGGGTACTTGGGCCGGCGGCAGGGAGCACGCGGCCCGCCACCCCGATCGGTCATTGTTATCCATTGGGAGCTGAGGTTCTATGGTACGACTTCGGTTGAAGAGGACTGGTCGGCGGCATCGCCCGACTTATCGCCTGGCGGCGGTGGACAGCCGGTCGCCACGGGATGGGATGGTCATTGAGGAGTTGGGGGTGTACGAGCCGGCCAACCAGAACCCGGATCTGCGCTGCAAGCTGAAGCAGGAGCGCGTGGAGTACTGGCTGAAGGTCGGCGCCCGGCCCAGTGACACGGCGCGTGATCTGCTCAAACGGCTCGGCTACCAGGTGAGCGTCCGGAAGTGAGGCGATCCGGTGCGCATCGACGTGCTGACGCTGTTTCCCGGCGTGATGGAGCCGTTCTTCGCCTCCAGCATCATCGCACGGGCCAGAGCGGCGGGCATCGTCTCGATCTGGTGCACGAACCCCCGAGATTTCACGACGGATCGACATCGCAGTGTTGATGATCGGCCGTTTGGGGGCGGTCCGGGAATGGTGATGATGTGCGGTCCGCTTTTTGACGCGGTGGAGAAACTGGAGAAAGACGATCCGACCCCGGCCGTTCGGATTCTGCTCACGCCGCAGGGCGAACGATTCGATCAGGCGATTGCGCGCGAGCTGGCACGTGAGAAACGGCTGATTCTGATCTGCGGCCATTACGAGGGATTTGACGAGCGGATCCGGATCGGGCTGAAGCCGAGGGAGATTTCGATCGGCGATTACGTATTGTCGGGCGGGGAAGTTGCGGCGATGGCGGTGGTGGACACGGTGGTCCGGCTTCTGCCGGGCGCCTTGGGAGACGAGGCGTCGGCGGAACATGAATCGTTTTCGGGCAGGGTGCTGGAATACCCGCAGTATACTCGCCCGCGTGAGTTTCGAGGAATGCAGGTTCCGGAGGTGTTGCTGTCCGGCGATCATGCGAAGATTGCCGAATGGCGTGCTGAGCAGGCGGCCAAGCGAACGGCCGAGCGAAGACCCGACCTGCTGGCGCCGGCGAATTCAAAAGAGGACGACGGCCGCGGATAGGCCGACGAGGAGCGACATCATGATCAACGCGCTGATTGAGAAAGTTGAGAGCGCAGCCAAGAAGAAGCAATTGCCGAAGTTCTCGATTGGAGATACGGTTTCGGTGCAGGTTCGGATCGTTGAGGGCGGCAAGGAACGGATCCAGCCGTTTATCGGGGTGGTCATCGGCCGTCGGGGGCGGGGGATGGGCGAGAGCTTCACGGTCCGCCGCATCGTGAACAACGAAGGCGTCGAGCGGATCTTTCCGCTGCATTCGCCGAAGGTGGCGGGCGTCGAGATCATCCGCTCCGGCCACATTCGCCGAGCGAAGCTGTATTATCTGCGGGATCGCGTGGGGAAGGCCCGCCGTCTGCGGGATCGCAAGCGTGACGCCCGGCAGGCCGTGGATGCGGCCGTTCAGCAGTGACGGGAGCGGCGTGGCGATTGGCTTCCCGGCGGGCGTGAAGGCAGCGTTTCGCGGGGGCACATCTTTTCGGCACCGCGAGCATCGCAATCGGCGGGGCGTCTGATGGACGATCGGGCGAGACTGGGTCGGGCCGGGGAGAAGGAATCGGAGCGGTACCTGCGCCGGCAAGGCCACAAGATCGTCTGCCGCAACTATCGATGCCCGGCCGGTGAAATCGACCTGATCAGCCTCGACGGCAAGACCATCGTTTTCACGGAGGTCAAGACCCGGTCGGATTCCGAACGAGCCAACCCGGAAGACGCCGTCAATCCGGCAAAGCGTCATCGTCTGGTTGCCAGTGCCAAGTGTTTCATCCAGCAGACCCGTTCGCAGGGGCGGGCCTACCGATTCGACATCCTGGCCCTGACCGCGAACGCCAAGGGCGGGCTGGATATCGAACACTTCAAGGGCGCCTTCTCGTGTAAATGCTAAACTAATGCATTATGAACTTTTTGACACCCATTGCCACCTAACCATCGATGACCTGTACCCCCGCCGCGAGCAGGTCGTTGCGGATGCCGCGGCCGCGGGGGTCACGCGGATGATCACCGTGGCCTGTGTCCCGGACGAATGGGAAACGGCGTCGGCGATGCGAAGCGATTTTCCGGGCGTCTGGGTCGCCGCTTCGGTTCATCCTCACGAGGCAGGCAAGGTCGGTGCTGACGATCTCGATCGCCTGGCAGGCGTGTGGCGACGGCCGGGCGTGGTCGCAGCGGGCGAGATGGGGCTGGACTACCACTATGATTTCAGCCCGCGTCAGGTGCAGCAGTTGGTTTTTGAAAGGCAACTCGAACTGGCCTGGGACACCGGCCTGCCGCTGGTCATTCACTGCAGGGAAGCACACGACGACGTCGTGCGGCTGCTCGAAAAGCACGGTTACCGGGGCAAGCCCGTTGTGTTTCACTGTTTCGGCGGCGGACCGGAGGAAGCAGCGGACCTGCGGTCGCGCGGCTGGCGGGTGTCGTTCAGCGGAATCCTGACATTCAAGAAGGCCCGGCAGGCCCAGGCGGCCTGTGCCGAAACACCGATCGACCAGATTCTTTTTGAAACCGATGCCCCCTATCTTTCGCCCGAGCCGGTGCGCAACAGACGGCCCAATGAGCCGGCCTACGTTGCCTACACTGTTCGCTTTGCCGCGCAACTTCGCGGCGAGACATTTGAGACTCTCGCTGCCGCCAGTACCGGGAATGCCGTGAAGCTCTTCGCGCCGGCTGAGCACGGGGATCATAAGCCGTAGGTGGCGGCCGCCGTGGAGCAGCCGCATGTAGAGGACAGGGCGTTCAGGGTATCTGAGACCTGATCGGTCGTCGGTCCGGCGGCCCCTCGTTGATGTTGTCTGCGAACATGAATGGCGCGAATGTCCTGTTGTGCAGTGTTTCAGAGCAGGTAGGACCCATGGCTGTATGGGTGCGGCGACGGTTTGATGCCGGGGGGGTTGCGGGATGGGCGTCGAGGCACCAAGGCGCGGTCGTGGTCGGAGTACGGCACTGTCGGCGTGGAGATCGATCTTGGGAGAACAATCGGATGGGCCGGCCGGGCATGGGTTGAGACGGATGATTAAAGCATGGATGAAACTTGGGTTTGTTTGGCGCAGGCGGTTTTGTCGAGGGGCAAGGGGCATGGTGGCGGAGACGACGGTTGGTTGCAAGATCTTTTTTGGCATGAGTTTGGATATCGTTGACAAAAAGACTGCCGGGGTTATTGGGATCATCGGTTGCCTCCTGGGCGCGCCGTGAGATCAATTCAATTGAAGGCCGTCGTATAGTGTGGTCGGCGCGCGGGATCTCCGCCGCGTTGGTTGCGGGGCATAACACGCAGGGTGTTCCGGCGAGGCGGGCGGGAACGGAGCGGGAAGCAGGGCGCATGGCAAAGGTGGAGCGTCTCTTGGCGGCCGCAACCCAAGCGCACAATGTCCCGGCAGAAGCATGCATGTGAAATGCGCACCAGTTGTGACGGTGGAATAGACTGCGTGTGCCAGGGTTATGCCTTGCTGAGCGGGTTTATGTTGCGGCTTCAAATCCGCGCGATCTGCGGCAGGACGTCGAAATGGCGATCACGGCTGAACAACACCAGGTCATGCTGGATGACCAGGGCGGCTATCCAAAGATCGTTGGTCGGTATGGGCGTTCCGGCGACACGGAGTTGCGTGAACACCTCCGCATAGACATGGGTGGTCTGCTCATCGGGCAAGAGCACCGTCACACGATCAGACTGCAGGAAACGAGAGAGGACGGCTTCGTTGGCCTTGGCTCGCTGGCCGGCGCGGAAGCCGGCCCGCAACTCGGCCAGGACAACAAACGGCAGGTAGATCTGGCCCGCTCGACGTACGCACGCAACCGCCTCATCGATGCCTCGGGCAAAGTCCACATACCGATTGACGTCGATGGCGATTCTCAGCGCCATGTTTCCGGATCTACCGTATCTTGTTGCCTGATTGCTTCGTCGAAAGCCGGATCGTCCTGCCAAGTGCCTGCGAGGCAATCGAGATCATCTGCAAGCTGGTTTTCCTCGGGAAGACCGACTCCTCGCTTCAGGGCCTCGCGGGCAACCTGGTTGAGGCTTTTGCCTTCTTGCCTGGCCCTCTCACGGAGGGCGCGATCCAGCGCCGGCGGGATATCTCGCAGTGTGTACTGGCGGTTCTTGCGTTTCATGCCTACATTATGCGCATACGCGTGTATGCAGTCAAGCAGGCATCATTGAGGCGGCGGCCGTTCCGCTTTTTATCGGGCGTTGGGCACAACCACATCTGGCTGAGCCGTTGAGGTTGCGGTCTCGGCGGGATCAGCGCAATTGCTTGTGGGAGTTGCGCTTATGTTCGGCCAACTTGCCAAAATGTCGCAGGCCTCGTCCTGCAGCTTGGTGAACGGCTTGACGTCCGAGTCGTCGTCGCTTCGTTCGGGGATCTCGTTGTAGACGAACGAGAATGCCAGCCATTTGCCGGCGTTGGTTTTGATGTAGCCGCTGGTTGAGGACACGCCGCCGATGTAGCCGGTCTTGCCCAGGACGCGGCCTTTGAGGTCGGTCATGCGGTCCTTGAGCGAGCCGTCCACGCCGCAGATGGTGAGGCTGGCCATGTAGTCTTCACGATCCGGTCGTGCGTACATCACTGCCAGAAGGTCGGTCAGCATCCGGGTGGTGAGGCGGTTCTGCGGGCTGAGGCCTGAGCCGTCGATTGGTACAAGTCGGCGGTCGTCGATGCCGTTCTTTCTCAGGAAGGCGCGGAGAGCCCGCCCGCCGTTTTCCCAGGAGCCGGGCACGCGCCGCCCATGCTTGGCCTCGTATGCCTGGCCGGTCATTTTGCACAAGCACTCGGCGAAGAGGTTTTGGCTGTTCTTATTGATCCGAGACAGGATGTCGGACATTTTCGTTTCGTGGACGGCGATGATCTTGTCGCAAGGCGGGGGGATCGCGCCGCCCAATGGTTTGTCGGCCTTTCGGATGCGGCCGTCGACGGTGATGCCCCTGGCCGCCAGTTGCGTACGCAGGGCGTCTGCGAAGAACGCTCCGGGATCATCGACCGGCTTGCTCTTGAGTTCGGTCATTTCCGAGCAGGTGCCGCCGATCTTGTAGATGTTGCCCTCCTTGAGCTTGGCGATGGTCGGAGCGTTTTTGTCAGCGGTCATGCACTCGTTGATGACTTTGACGCACTGGGCCGGCGGCATGACTTCATATCGGGGCGGCTTGCCGGGCTGAGTGGGGTAAATGGTGATATCCACGCTGTTATCGTTGAAGTTCAGGCCGGCGGTCGGAGCGGCATACCAGTGAAGCAGCCAATGCTTGGGCCAAGTCGGGTGGACCTTGGGAGACTCCTCGAACGCGGAGTCGTCATATACGATGTCGCCTTTGATCCTGCGGATCCCGCGCTGCTCAATCGCCGTGACCCAGTCTTGGAGCATGGAAACGGGTGTGCGGCCGGCGGCCTTGGCCAATCGCGGGTCGCCGCAAGCGGGGTCGCCCGTGCCGATCAGCCAGAGGTCGTCGCCGTCCATCGCCAGGTATGTCTTGACCTTGTAGTCGGCCCCGAACATGTCCAGCCCGGCGGCGCTGGTCAGCAGCTTGAAGTTGCTCGCGGGCGTGCAGGGCTTATCGATCCGGCGGGCGTAGATCTCGCACCGACTGGGCAGTTCGAGCACCCGGGCATGGATGACCACACCCTTGTCCGCATATCGATCGAGTACCGGATCGAGCCGAGCGGCCAGTTTCGGATCATGGGCGATCCGGGGGCTGGAGCAGCCAGTCAGGATCAACAAGAGGCCGGCCAGCCCAAACCGGTATGGATGGCATGTTCTCATTTCTGTCCTCTCTCGGTATTTACTTGAAGATCATGCTACAGATCCAGATTGCCATCAGAACTCCGGCGGCGTCGGCCAGCAGGCCGGCGATCATCGCGTGGCGGATCTTGCGGATTCCGACGGAGCCGAAGTATACCGCGATGACGTAGAAAGTCGTGTCCGTGCTGCCAAAGACCGTTGAGGCGAGTTGCGACTCGAAGGAATCCGGCTTGGCCTGAATGACCTCGGCGGCCAGTCCGAGCGAGCCGGAGCCGGACAGCGGCCGCATCAGGGCCACGGGCAGCACC harbors:
- the rplS gene encoding 50S ribosomal protein L19, with translation MINALIEKVESAAKKKQLPKFSIGDTVSVQVRIVEGGKERIQPFIGVVIGRRGRGMGESFTVRRIVNNEGVERIFPLHSPKVAGVEIIRSGHIRRAKLYYLRDRVGKARRLRDRKRDARQAVDAAVQQ
- a CDS encoding type II toxin-antitoxin system VapC family toxin: MALRIAIDVNRYVDFARGIDEAVACVRRAGQIYLPFVVLAELRAGFRAGQRAKANEAVLSRFLQSDRVTVLLPDEQTTHVYAEVFTQLRVAGTPIPTNDLWIAALVIQHDLVLFSRDRHFDVLPQIARI
- a CDS encoding TatD family hydrolase — encoded protein: MHYELFDTHCHLTIDDLYPRREQVVADAAAAGVTRMITVACVPDEWETASAMRSDFPGVWVAASVHPHEAGKVGADDLDRLAGVWRRPGVVAAGEMGLDYHYDFSPRQVQQLVFERQLELAWDTGLPLVIHCREAHDDVVRLLEKHGYRGKPVVFHCFGGGPEEAADLRSRGWRVSFSGILTFKKARQAQAACAETPIDQILFETDAPYLSPEPVRNRRPNEPAYVAYTVRFAAQLRGETFETLAAASTGNAVKLFAPAEHGDHKP
- a CDS encoding YraN family protein, which translates into the protein MDDRARLGRAGEKESERYLRRQGHKIVCRNYRCPAGEIDLISLDGKTIVFTEVKTRSDSERANPEDAVNPAKRHRLVASAKCFIQQTRSQGRAYRFDILALTANAKGGLDIEHFKGAFSCKC
- the trmD gene encoding tRNA (guanosine(37)-N1)-methyltransferase TrmD; its protein translation is MRIDVLTLFPGVMEPFFASSIIARARAAGIVSIWCTNPRDFTTDRHRSVDDRPFGGGPGMVMMCGPLFDAVEKLEKDDPTPAVRILLTPQGERFDQAIARELAREKRLILICGHYEGFDERIRIGLKPREISIGDYVLSGGEVAAMAVVDTVVRLLPGALGDEASAEHESFSGRVLEYPQYTRPREFRGMQVPEVLLSGDHAKIAEWRAEQAAKRTAERRPDLLAPANSKEDDGRG
- the rpsP gene encoding 30S ribosomal protein S16; this encodes MVRLRLKRTGRRHRPTYRLAAVDSRSPRDGMVIEELGVYEPANQNPDLRCKLKQERVEYWLKVGARPSDTARDLLKRLGYQVSVRK
- the dacB gene encoding D-alanyl-D-alanine carboxypeptidase/D-alanyl-D-alanine-endopeptidase, with product MRTCHPYRFGLAGLLLILTGCSSPRIAHDPKLAARLDPVLDRYADKGVVIHARVLELPSRCEIYARRIDKPCTPASNFKLLTSAAGLDMFGADYKVKTYLAMDGDDLWLIGTGDPACGDPRLAKAAGRTPVSMLQDWVTAIEQRGIRRIKGDIVYDDSAFEESPKVHPTWPKHWLLHWYAAPTAGLNFNDNSVDITIYPTQPGKPPRYEVMPPAQCVKVINECMTADKNAPTIAKLKEGNIYKIGGTCSEMTELKSKPVDDPGAFFADALRTQLAARGITVDGRIRKADKPLGGAIPPPCDKIIAVHETKMSDILSRINKNSQNLFAECLCKMTGQAYEAKHGRRVPGSWENGGRALRAFLRKNGIDDRRLVPIDGSGLSPQNRLTTRMLTDLLAVMYARPDREDYMASLTICGVDGSLKDRMTDLKGRVLGKTGYIGGVSSTSGYIKTNAGKWLAFSFVYNEIPERSDDDSDVKPFTKLQDEACDILASWPNISATPTSNCADPAETATSTAQPDVVVPNAR